The following are encoded together in the Neomonachus schauinslandi chromosome X, ASM220157v2, whole genome shotgun sequence genome:
- the FOXR2 gene encoding forkhead box protein R2 produces MDIKLKNPEFWYSLHGHVPGLLDWDMGNEFFLPCTTDQCHLAEQNLAIYRLQVMEPPEVPQESRPSLDKDGPDSEPNLWMWVNPNIMCPLGSQEILKPSREKDLTSMLPYPQPLPKDEESNCSKAKVMESLPTSSSKKSSPQKWFTYSSGDLELTEEKMEEREDNCSVSLQSPNKGECFQNQKLWQGNSQEGRSWPRPPLNYSHLIALALRNSPPCGLNVQEIYSFTRQHFPFFWTAPNGWKNTIRHNLCFLGSFEKAPVNLQDGTNAKPRSGLWRLTEEGHRRFQEETRALASARRESIQQCMSQPDVMTSLFGL; encoded by the coding sequence ATggacataaaactaaaaaatccTGAATTCTGGTACAGTCTCCATGGCCACGTCCCAGGGCTGCTGGACTGGGACATGGGGAATGAGTTCTTCTTGCCATGCACCACAGACCAGTGCCACTTAGCTGAGCAGAACCTTGCCATATATAGACTCCAAGTAATGGAGCCTCCAGAGGTGCCTCAAGAGAGCAGACCCAGTCTGGACAAAGATGGTCCTGACTCTGAACCTAACCTGTGGATGTGGGTAAATCCCAACATCATGTGCCCCCTTGGCAGCCAGGAGATCCTAAAGCCCAGTAGGGAAAAGGATCTGACAAGCATGCTTCCTTACCCTCAGCCACTCCCAAAGGATGAAGAGTCTAACTGCTCAAAGGCCAAAGTGATGGAGTCACTGCCAACTTCCTCCAGCAAGAAATCTTCCCCACAGAAATGGTTCACTTATTCCTCTGGTGACTTGGAgctcacagaagaaaaaatggagGAACGAGAGGACAACTGCTCTGTGTCTCTTCAATCCCCTAACAAAGGGGAGTGCTTCCAGAACCAGAAATTATGGCAAGGCAACAGCCAGGAGGGGAGGtcctggccccgccccccccTCAATTACAGTCACCTAATTGCACTGGCATTAAGAAACAGCCCCCCCTGTGGCCTCAATGTGCAAGAGATCTACAGTTTCACCCGAcagcatttcccttttttttggaCAGCACCAAATGGCTGGAAAAACACCATCCGCCACAACCTCTGCTTCCTGGGCAGCTTTGAGAAGGCACCAGTCAACCTTCAGGATGGAACCAATGCAAAGCCACGGTCTGGCCTCTGGAGGCTTACTGAGGAGGGACATCGTCGTTTTCAGGAGGAGACTCGTGCCTTAGCTTCTGCTCGGAGGGAAAGCATCCAACAGTGCATGAGCCAGCCAGATGTGATGACCTCCCTCTTTGGCCTTTGA